Part of the Pseudomonas sp. P8_241 genome is shown below.
CGGAACCCCCGGTCCTTCGTCGTCGACATGCAGCACAAAGGCGCTGTCATCATCATCGATATGCAGATGCGCGTTCTGCCCGTACTTCAGCGCATTGTCGATCAGGTTGCCGATGCAACGCTTGAGCGCCAGCGGCTTGCCGGGATACGCGGCCAGTGCACGTCCCTGCTGGGTCACGCGGCCGTTGCCGTTCGGCGCCAGGTACGGTTCCACCAGACAGTCGAGTACGTGATTGAGATCCACCGGCTCGATGTTTTCATGGATGTCAGTGTCTTTCACGCATTGCAGCGCGCCTTTGACCAACAACTCCAGCTCATCCAGATCGCGGCCGAACTTGGTTTGCAGTTGTTCGTCTTCAAGCAATTCGACACGCAATCGCAGCCGGGTGATCGGCGTTCGCAGATCGTGAGAAATCGCGCTGAATAACTGGCTGCGCTCGGTCAGGTAGCGGCTGATGCGTTCACGCATGGTGTTGAAGGCGCGACCGACTTCGACCACTTCACTGCCACCGCCTTCGGCCACCGGTTCGACGTCGGCACCCAGTGACAAATCTCGTGCAGCCCGCGCCAGACGCTTGAGTGGTCGACTCTGCCAATGCACCAACAGGCCAATGAACAACAACAGGAAACCGCTGGTGAGTACGATGAACCACACCTGCTGCGCAGGCAGGCCTTGCTCTTCAAGGCTGGTGTAGGGCTCGGGCAACAGCGACGCGATGTACAACCACTCACCCGGGGCCATCTGGATCTGCGTGACCAGCACCGGCGGGTTCACCGGCTCCAGGGTCAATGCATAGTGCGCCCACGAACGTGGCAGCTCATCGAGTTTGAGACCGCCGTTGAAGATTCGCAGGTCTTCGGGGCTGACGAAGGTGACCGAAATATCCGTGTCATGCCCCAGGGACGCACGCAGCACTTCATCCACCGCTTTGATGACCGCCGCTTTTCGCGGGGTCACGGGCAACACTTCCATGCCCAGGGGCTTGTCGTTCAGCGTCACCACGAACCGGGTGCCGCCCATGCTGCGCAACTGATCGAGCACCAAAGGCCGATAAGCCACCGGTAACGATCGGAAATAACTGACGCTGGCGGTCATCGAATGGGCCAGGCTGCGGGCACTGGTGACCAGGCCTTCCAGTTGCGTGGCGCGCAGTTGCGAGACCCAGATCACGCTCGATAACGCCTGCGCGAACAGCACCGCAAGCAGCGTCAGCAGCAACATTCGCCCCAGCAGCGAACGTGGCACCGGCACCCTCGCCGCAAGCTTGCGCAAGGACTCAGTGACCATTGCTGGCAACCACACTGGCTGCCAGTTGGTAGCCACTGCCGCGTACGGTGCGGATCAGCCGAGGTGGTTTCTCGGTGTCGCGCAGACGTTGGCGCAAACGGCTGACCGCCATGTCGACGATGCGGTCGAGCGGCATCAGGTCCCGCCCACGGGTGGCGTTGCCGATGGTGTCGCGGTCGAGGATTTGCTGCGGGTGATCGAGAAAGAGTTTGAGCAGGGCGAAATCGGCGCCGGAGAGAATCACCTCTTCACCATCGGTGTGGAACAGCCGATGGCTGACCATGTCCAGGCGCCAGTCATCGAAGGCCAGCACTTCACCGCCGCTGCGTTCCTGACCGAACTGCGCGCGACGCAGCAACGCCTTGATCCGCGCCTGCAACTCACGCGGGCTGAACGGTTTGCCGAGGTAGTCGTCGGCCCCAAGCTCAAGACCGATCACCCGGTCGGCTTCATCGGAACTGGCGGTGAGCATGATGATTGGCACTTGCGCCCGACGGGGATGTTGACGAATCCAGCGACACAAGCTGAAGCCGTCTTCGTCGGGCAGCATCACATCAAGGATCACCAGATCGCTCGGCGCCTCGTTCAGGGCCTGGCGAAAGCCGGCGCCATCGGGCGTGGTGCGCACCTGGAAACCGGCGCGGGTCAGGTAGGTGTCCAGCAACTCGCGTATCTCTTGATCGTCATCGACCAACAAAATCGACTTGTTGACTGAGCTCACGGGGCGGCGTCCTTGTTTTTTGAATTGGGCGGATTATGCCTTAAGCACCTTGAATAGTTGTTGCCTGTCCTGGCCCCATCGCTGGCAAGCCAGCTCCTACAGAGTTCGTACCAAACGCAAGAACACCACAAACCTGTAGGAGCTGGCTTGCCAGCGATGAAGGCAACTCGATCTCAAGCCTGTTCGAGCGCTACACCGGCACCAACAAGACCCGAGTACGGCGCTGTCACCAGCCACACCGGAATCCCCTTGAAGTAATCGCTCATACAACCCTTGTCGGCGAAGCAGCGGGCGAAACCGCTTTCGAGGAAGAAATCGGCAAACCGCGGAATCACTCCGCCAACAATGTACACACCACCGCGTCCACCGCTGGTCAGTACGTTGTTGCCGGCCACGCGACCGAGCCAGCAGCA
Proteins encoded:
- a CDS encoding ATP-binding protein, with the translated sequence MVTESLRKLAARVPVPRSLLGRMLLLTLLAVLFAQALSSVIWVSQLRATQLEGLVTSARSLAHSMTASVSYFRSLPVAYRPLVLDQLRSMGGTRFVVTLNDKPLGMEVLPVTPRKAAVIKAVDEVLRASLGHDTDISVTFVSPEDLRIFNGGLKLDELPRSWAHYALTLEPVNPPVLVTQIQMAPGEWLYIASLLPEPYTSLEEQGLPAQQVWFIVLTSGFLLLFIGLLVHWQSRPLKRLARAARDLSLGADVEPVAEGGGSEVVEVGRAFNTMRERISRYLTERSQLFSAISHDLRTPITRLRLRVELLEDEQLQTKFGRDLDELELLVKGALQCVKDTDIHENIEPVDLNHVLDCLVEPYLAPNGNGRVTQQGRALAAYPGKPLALKRCIGNLIDNALKYGQNAHLHIDDDDSAFVLHVDDEGPGVPEQRLEQVFEPHFRLAGQQQGYGLGLGIARNIAHSHGGEVTLQNLREGGLRVTLQLPRSAD
- a CDS encoding response regulator; translation: MSSVNKSILLVDDDQEIRELLDTYLTRAGFQVRTTPDGAGFRQALNEAPSDLVILDVMLPDEDGFSLCRWIRQHPRRAQVPIIMLTASSDEADRVIGLELGADDYLGKPFSPRELQARIKALLRRAQFGQERSGGEVLAFDDWRLDMVSHRLFHTDGEEVILSGADFALLKLFLDHPQQILDRDTIGNATRGRDLMPLDRIVDMAVSRLRQRLRDTEKPPRLIRTVRGSGYQLAASVVASNGH